One region of Arvicola amphibius chromosome 3, mArvAmp1.2, whole genome shotgun sequence genomic DNA includes:
- the Leo1 gene encoding RNA polymerase-associated protein LEO1 isoform X2, producing the protein MADMEDLFGSEAESEAERKDSDSGSDSDSDQENGASGSNASGSESDQDERGDSGQPSNKELFGDDSEEEGASHHSGSDNHSERSDNRSEASERSDHEDNEPSDGEQHSGSEAHNDEDEEGHRSDEGSHHSEAEGSEKAQSDDEKWDREDKSDQSDDEKMQNSDDEEREQGSDEDKLQNSDDDEEKMQNTDDEDRAQLSDDDRQQLSEEEKGNSDDEHPAASDNDDEKQNSDDEDRPQVSDEEKMQNSDDERPQVSDEDRRPSDDEEEQDQRSESARGSDSEDDVLRMKRKSALPSDSGADSDTEVPKDNNGTMDLFGGADDISSGSDGEDKPPTPGQPVDENGLPQDQQEEEPIPETRIEVEIPKVNTDLGNDLYFVKLPNFLSVEPRPFDPQYYEDEFEDEEMLDEEGRTRLKLKVENTIRWRVRRDDDGNEIKESNARIVKWSDGSMSLHLGNEVFDVYKAPLQGDHNHLFIRQGTGLQGQAVFKTKLTFRPHSTDSATHRKMTLSLADRCSKTQKIRILPMAGRDPECQRTEMIKKEEERLRASIRRESQQRRMREKQHQRGLSASYLEPDRYDEEEEGEESISLAAIKNRYKGGIREERARIYSSDSDEGSEEDKAQRLLKAKKLNSDEVNLLERGKQKMMIKQTKSIRSM; encoded by the exons ATGGCGGACATGGAGGATCTTTTCGGGAGCGAAGCGGAGAGCGAGGCGGAGCGCAAAG ATTCTGACTCCGGGTCTGACTCAGACTCTGATCAGGAGAACGGTGCCTCTGGCAGTAATGCTTCCGGCAGCGAGAGCGACCAGGATGAGAGAGGTGACTCAGGACAGCCCAGTAACAAGGAACTGTTTGGCGACGACAGCGAGGAGGAGGGAGCCTCTCATCACAGCGGCAGTGACAATCACTCTGAACGATCGGACAATAGGTCAGAGGCTTCCGAGCGATCTGACCATGAGGATAATGAGCCCTCTGATGGAGAGCAGCACAGTGGCTCTGAGGCCCACAACGATGAGGATGAGGAGGGTCACAGATCAGATGAGGGGAGCCACCACTCAGAAGCCGAAGGTTCAGAGAAAGCACAGTCAGACGATGAAAAGTGGGACAGAGAAGATAAGAGTGACCAGTCCGACGATGAAAAGATGCAGAATTCTGACGACGAGGAGCGGGAGCAAGGGTCTGATGAAGACAAGCTACAGAACTCCGACGATGACGAGGAGAAGATGCAGAACACAGATGATGAGGACCGGGCCCAGCTTTCTGATGATGACAGACAGCAGCTGtctgaggaggaaaaggggaattCTGATGACGAGCATCCTGCAGCTTCTGATAATGACGACGAGAAGCAGAATTCAGACGATGAGGACCGGCCACAGGTGTCTGATGAGGAGAAAATGCAAAACTCTGACGACGAAAGGCCACAGGTCTCAGATGAAGACCGGAGGCCTTCAGATGATGAGGAGGAGCAGGACCAGAGGTCAG AATCCGCAAGAGGCAGCGACAGTGAAGACGACGTTTTACGAATGAAGCGCAAGAGCGCGCTCCCGTCCGACTCGGGAGCGGACAGCGACACTGAGGTGCCCAAAG ACAATAATGGAACCATGGATCTGTTTGGAGGTGCCGATGACATATCTTCAGGGAGCGATGGAGAAGATAAGCCCCCTACCCCGGGACAGCCTGTG GATGAAAACGGCTTGCCTCAGGatcagcaggaggaggagccaaTACCTGAGACAAGGATAGAAGTAGAAATCCCCAAAGTAAACACTGACTTGGGAAACGACTTATATTTTGTTAAACTGCCCAACTTCCTCAGTGTAGAGCCCAG GCCTTTTGATCCTCAGTATTATGAAGATGAATTTGAAGATGAAGAGATGCTGGATGAAGAAGGGAGAACTAGGTTGAAACTGAAG GTAGAAAACACAATAAGATGGCGGGTGCGCCGAGACGATGACGGGAACGAAATCAAAGAAAGCAACGCTCGGATAGTCAAGTGGTCAGATGGAAG catgtCCCTGCATTTAGGGAATGAAGTGTTTGATGTGTACAAAGCCCCACTGCAGGGAGACCACAACCATCTGTTCATAAGACAAGGGACTGGGCTGCAGGGGCAGGCTGTCTTTAAAACGAAGCTCACCTTCAG GCCTCACTCTACAGACAGTGCGACACACAGGAAGATGACTCTGTCACTTGCAGATAGATGTTCAAAGACACAGAAGATTAGAATCTTACCGATGGCTGGTCGTGACCCTGAGTGCCAGCGCACAGAGATGATTAAG aaagaggaagaacgcCTGAGGGCCTCCATCAGGAGGGAGTCGCAGCAGCGCCGCATGAGAGAGAAGCAGCACCAGCGGGGCCTGAGCGCCAGCTACCTGGAGCCTGACCGATACGACGAGGAGGAGGAAGGCGAGGAGTCCATCAGCCTGGCAGCCATTAAAAACCGATACAAAGGGGGCATTCGAG aggAACGCGCTAGAATCTACTCCTCAGACAGTGATGAGGGCTCGGAAGAAGACAAGGCTCAAAGACTGCTCAAAGCAAAGAAACTCAACAGTGACGAG
- the Leo1 gene encoding RNA polymerase-associated protein LEO1 isoform X1: MADMEDLFGSEAESEAERKDSDSGSDSDSDQENGASGSNASGSESDQDERGDSGQPSNKELFGDDSEEEGASHHSGSDNHSERSDNRSEASERSDHEDNEPSDGEQHSGSEAHNDEDEEGHRSDEGSHHSEAEGSEKAQSDDEKWDREDKSDQSDDEKMQNSDDEEREQGSDEDKLQNSDDDEEKMQNTDDEDRAQLSDDDRQQLSEEEKGNSDDEHPAASDNDDEKQNSDDEDRPQVSDEEKMQNSDDERPQVSDEDRRPSDDEEEQDQRSESARGSDSEDDVLRMKRKSALPSDSGADSDTEVPKDNNGTMDLFGGADDISSGSDGEDKPPTPGQPVDENGLPQDQQEEEPIPETRIEVEIPKVNTDLGNDLYFVKLPNFLSVEPRPFDPQYYEDEFEDEEMLDEEGRTRLKLKVENTIRWRVRRDDDGNEIKESNARIVKWSDGSMSLHLGNEVFDVYKAPLQGDHNHLFIRQGTGLQGQAVFKTKLTFRPHSTDSATHRKMTLSLADRCSKTQKIRILPMAGRDPECQRTEMIKKEEERLRASIRRESQQRRMREKQHQRGLSASYLEPDRYDEEEEGEESISLAAIKNRYKGGIREERARIYSSDSDEGSEEDKAQRLLKAKKLNSDEEGESSGKRKAEDDDKANKKHKKYVISDEEEEEDD, from the exons ATGGCGGACATGGAGGATCTTTTCGGGAGCGAAGCGGAGAGCGAGGCGGAGCGCAAAG ATTCTGACTCCGGGTCTGACTCAGACTCTGATCAGGAGAACGGTGCCTCTGGCAGTAATGCTTCCGGCAGCGAGAGCGACCAGGATGAGAGAGGTGACTCAGGACAGCCCAGTAACAAGGAACTGTTTGGCGACGACAGCGAGGAGGAGGGAGCCTCTCATCACAGCGGCAGTGACAATCACTCTGAACGATCGGACAATAGGTCAGAGGCTTCCGAGCGATCTGACCATGAGGATAATGAGCCCTCTGATGGAGAGCAGCACAGTGGCTCTGAGGCCCACAACGATGAGGATGAGGAGGGTCACAGATCAGATGAGGGGAGCCACCACTCAGAAGCCGAAGGTTCAGAGAAAGCACAGTCAGACGATGAAAAGTGGGACAGAGAAGATAAGAGTGACCAGTCCGACGATGAAAAGATGCAGAATTCTGACGACGAGGAGCGGGAGCAAGGGTCTGATGAAGACAAGCTACAGAACTCCGACGATGACGAGGAGAAGATGCAGAACACAGATGATGAGGACCGGGCCCAGCTTTCTGATGATGACAGACAGCAGCTGtctgaggaggaaaaggggaattCTGATGACGAGCATCCTGCAGCTTCTGATAATGACGACGAGAAGCAGAATTCAGACGATGAGGACCGGCCACAGGTGTCTGATGAGGAGAAAATGCAAAACTCTGACGACGAAAGGCCACAGGTCTCAGATGAAGACCGGAGGCCTTCAGATGATGAGGAGGAGCAGGACCAGAGGTCAG AATCCGCAAGAGGCAGCGACAGTGAAGACGACGTTTTACGAATGAAGCGCAAGAGCGCGCTCCCGTCCGACTCGGGAGCGGACAGCGACACTGAGGTGCCCAAAG ACAATAATGGAACCATGGATCTGTTTGGAGGTGCCGATGACATATCTTCAGGGAGCGATGGAGAAGATAAGCCCCCTACCCCGGGACAGCCTGTG GATGAAAACGGCTTGCCTCAGGatcagcaggaggaggagccaaTACCTGAGACAAGGATAGAAGTAGAAATCCCCAAAGTAAACACTGACTTGGGAAACGACTTATATTTTGTTAAACTGCCCAACTTCCTCAGTGTAGAGCCCAG GCCTTTTGATCCTCAGTATTATGAAGATGAATTTGAAGATGAAGAGATGCTGGATGAAGAAGGGAGAACTAGGTTGAAACTGAAG GTAGAAAACACAATAAGATGGCGGGTGCGCCGAGACGATGACGGGAACGAAATCAAAGAAAGCAACGCTCGGATAGTCAAGTGGTCAGATGGAAG catgtCCCTGCATTTAGGGAATGAAGTGTTTGATGTGTACAAAGCCCCACTGCAGGGAGACCACAACCATCTGTTCATAAGACAAGGGACTGGGCTGCAGGGGCAGGCTGTCTTTAAAACGAAGCTCACCTTCAG GCCTCACTCTACAGACAGTGCGACACACAGGAAGATGACTCTGTCACTTGCAGATAGATGTTCAAAGACACAGAAGATTAGAATCTTACCGATGGCTGGTCGTGACCCTGAGTGCCAGCGCACAGAGATGATTAAG aaagaggaagaacgcCTGAGGGCCTCCATCAGGAGGGAGTCGCAGCAGCGCCGCATGAGAGAGAAGCAGCACCAGCGGGGCCTGAGCGCCAGCTACCTGGAGCCTGACCGATACGACGAGGAGGAGGAAGGCGAGGAGTCCATCAGCCTGGCAGCCATTAAAAACCGATACAAAGGGGGCATTCGAG aggAACGCGCTAGAATCTACTCCTCAGACAGTGATGAGGGCTCGGAAGAAGACAAGGCTCAAAGACTGCTCAAAGCAAAGAAACTCAACAGTGACGAG